From Salvia splendens isolate huo1 chromosome 16, SspV2, whole genome shotgun sequence, a single genomic window includes:
- the LOC121769953 gene encoding protein BONZAI 3, which produces MGQCFSDVNGGKQAVGGAPTAAATGPNDAVDHFFRARGEHSLCTQIELSLSASKLLDLDFTSKSDPMAVVYMKRRDGKLEEIGRTEVILNSLEPSWIQKINITYQFEVVQTLIFRVYDVDSKYHNLPVKTLKLQDQDFLGETTCAVSEIITKRDRSLTLNLRNTDGIRGSGNKGTLTVRADETVASRNAIELKFRCSALENKDTFSTSDPFLRISRASENGGYIPICKTEVVNNNLNPTWKPLCLTMQQYMSKENPLLIECFDFNTNGNHVLIGKVQKSVAEIEALHQSRACANLISPPSAFRHHEKIMKSQIFVDGFVEKQLYSFIDYISSGFELNFMVAVDFTASNGRPTTLGSLHYIDPSGRLNSYQQAIMEIGEVIQFYDSDRRFPAWGFGGITPNGSVSHCFNLNGSPTDFEVEGVEGIMAAYSAALHNVTLSGPTLFGRVIDKAADIAGHSLSCNQAKYYVLLIITDGVVSDLKETINSVVKASDLPLSILIVGVGDADFKDMEILDADNGRRLESTSGRVATRDIVQFVPMREVHAGQISVVQSLLEELPSQFLSYMRCRDFKPLNVPQF; this is translated from the exons atggggcAATGCTTCTCTGATGTTAACGGTGGTAAGCAGGCGGTTGGTGGAGCCCCTACCGCCGCCGCTACTGGCCCAAACGACGCCGTCGACCACTTCTTCAGGGCTAGAGGAGAACACAGTCTTTGCACTCAAATTGAG CTGTCTCTATCGGCTTCAAAGCTTCTCGATCTCGATTTCACATCCAAG aGTGATCCTATGGCAGTGGTCTACATGAAGAGAAGGGACGGGAAGCTTGAAGAGATAGGCCGCACTGAAGTAATATTGAACAGTCTAGAACCGAGTTGGATTCAGAAGATAAATATTACGTATCAGTTTGAGGTTGTTCAGACTCTAAT ATTTCGGGTCTATGATGTCGATTCTAAATATCACAATTTACCTGTgaag ACACTGAAGTTGCAAGACCAAGATTTCCTTGGTGAAACTACTTGTGCTGTCTCTGAG ATTATTACTAAACGTGACCGGAGTTTGACCTTGAATCTGCGTAATACTGACGGAATTAGAGGTTCGGGAAATAAGGGGACATTAACTGTGCGTGCAGATGAAACTGTTGCTTCAAGGAACGCCATAGAGCTTAAATTCCGTTGTTCAGCTCTAGAAAACAAAGACACATTCTCTACAAGT GATCCTTTCTTAAGAATCTCTAGAGCTTCTGAGAACGGAGGTTATATTCCTATTTGCAAGACTGAAGTCGTGAACAACAACTTGAATCCAACATGGAAACCTCTGTGCCTAACCATGCAACAATATATGAGCAAG GAGAACCCCTTGCTTATTGAGTGTTTTGATTTCAACACCAATGGAAATCATGTACTGATTGG AAAAGTGCAGAAATCAGTTGCAGAAATTGAAGCCCTTCACCAAAGTAGAGCTTGTGCTAATCTCATCTCACCACCTTCCGCATTCAGGCACCATGAGAAG ATTATGAAAAGTCAAATTTTTGTCGATGGATTTGTCGAGAAACAACTGTATAGCTTTATTGACTACATCTCCAGTGGATTCGAACTCAATTTTATGGTTGCTGTTGACTTCACTG CTTCGAATGGAAGACCCACAACTCTGGGTTCTCTGCATTACATTGATCCTTCAGGTCGCCTCAATTCCTACCAGCAG GCTATAATGGAGATCGGGGAGGTGATACAGTTCTATGATTCAGACAGACGCTTTCCTGCTTGGGGATTTGGTGGGATAACACCCAATGGATCCGTATCTCACTGTTTTAACTTAAACGGAAGTCCAACTGATTTTGAG GTAGAAGGTGTCGAAGGTATTATGGCTGCTTACTCGGCCGCTCTACACAACGTCACTCTCTCTGGACCTACGCTATTTGGCCGAGTTATAGACAAGGCTGCAGATATCGCTGGTCACTCTCTTTCTTGTAACCAAGCCAAGTATTACGTTCTATTGATTATAACA GACGGCGTGGTATCTGACCTTAAAGAAACAATAAATTCCGTGGTGAAGGCATCTGACTTGCCCCTATCTATCCTCATTGTTGGAGTCGGAGATGCAGATTTCAAGGATATGGAA ATTCTTGACGCTGACAACGGACGGCGACTAGAGAGCACTAGCGGAAGGGTGGCAACGCGTGACATTGTTCAGTTCGTTCCAATGCGCGAAGTGCATG CGGGGCAAATCTCCGTGGTTCAGTCTCTTCTCGAAGAACTGCCATCGCAGTTTCTGAGCTACATGCGTTGTAGAGATTTCAAGCCCCTCAATGTTCCTCAGTTTTAG
- the LOC121772394 gene encoding soluble inorganic pyrophosphatase PPA1-like isoform X1 — protein sequence MRLLLLLSKWAACLVKLLSWNMADKSGPGARRIALNERILSSMSRRSVAAHPWHDLEIGPGAPAVFNCVIEIGKGSKVKYELDKTSGLIKVDRVLYSSVVYPHNYGFVPRTLCEDNDPIDVLVLMQEPVLPGTYLRARAIGLMPMIDQGERDDKIIAVCADDPEFRHYQDITELPPHRLAEIRRFFEDYKKNENKSVAVEDFLPAETAIDAIKYSMDLYASYIVENLRQ from the exons ATGCGCTTGCTCTTGCTTTTGAGCAAGTGGGCTGCCTGCTTAGTGAAATTGCTTTCATGG AATATGGCTGACAAGAGTGGTCCGGGGGCTCGTCGCATTGCTCTCAATGAGAGGATTCTTTCCTCTATGTCAAGGAGATCGGTTGCTGCTCATCCTTGGCATGATTTGGAAATTG GGCCAGGAGCCCCAGCAGTATTCAATTGT GTGATTGAAATTGGAAAAGGCAGCAAAGTTAAATATGAGCTTGACAAAACCAGTGGCCTTATCAAA GTGGATAGAGTTCTTTACTCATCCGTTGTATATCCACACAACTATGGCTTTGTCCCACGAACCCTTTGTGAAGACAACGACCCCATCGATGTTTTGGTGCTGATGCAG GAGCCTGTTCTTCCTGGTACCTACCTCCGTGCTCGTGCCATTGGATTGATGCCTATGATAGATCAG GGCGAGAGGGACGACAAAATCATTGCAGTATGCGCTGACGACCCTGAGTTCCGGCATTATCAGGACATCACCGAGCTCCCCCCTCACCGTCTAGCTGAAATAAGGCGCTTCTTCGAGGACT ATAAAAAGAATGAGAACAAGTCTGTTGCAGTGGAAGACTTCCTCCCTGCTGAAACAGCAATTGATGCTATCAAATACTCAAT GGATCTTTATGCCTCCTACATTGTGGAGAACTTGAGGCAGTGA
- the LOC121772394 gene encoding soluble inorganic pyrophosphatase 4-like isoform X2, whose translation MADKSGPGARRIALNERILSSMSRRSVAAHPWHDLEIGPGAPAVFNCVIEIGKGSKVKYELDKTSGLIKVDRVLYSSVVYPHNYGFVPRTLCEDNDPIDVLVLMQEPVLPGTYLRARAIGLMPMIDQGERDDKIIAVCADDPEFRHYQDITELPPHRLAEIRRFFEDYKKNENKSVAVEDFLPAETAIDAIKYSMDLYASYIVENLRQ comes from the exons ATGGCTGACAAGAGTGGTCCGGGGGCTCGTCGCATTGCTCTCAATGAGAGGATTCTTTCCTCTATGTCAAGGAGATCGGTTGCTGCTCATCCTTGGCATGATTTGGAAATTG GGCCAGGAGCCCCAGCAGTATTCAATTGT GTGATTGAAATTGGAAAAGGCAGCAAAGTTAAATATGAGCTTGACAAAACCAGTGGCCTTATCAAA GTGGATAGAGTTCTTTACTCATCCGTTGTATATCCACACAACTATGGCTTTGTCCCACGAACCCTTTGTGAAGACAACGACCCCATCGATGTTTTGGTGCTGATGCAG GAGCCTGTTCTTCCTGGTACCTACCTCCGTGCTCGTGCCATTGGATTGATGCCTATGATAGATCAG GGCGAGAGGGACGACAAAATCATTGCAGTATGCGCTGACGACCCTGAGTTCCGGCATTATCAGGACATCACCGAGCTCCCCCCTCACCGTCTAGCTGAAATAAGGCGCTTCTTCGAGGACT ATAAAAAGAATGAGAACAAGTCTGTTGCAGTGGAAGACTTCCTCCCTGCTGAAACAGCAATTGATGCTATCAAATACTCAAT GGATCTTTATGCCTCCTACATTGTGGAGAACTTGAGGCAGTGA
- the LOC121771441 gene encoding gamma carbonic anhydrase 1, mitochondrial-like encodes MGTMGRAFYTVGFWIRETGQALDRLGSRLQGNYLFQEQLSRHRTLMNLFDKAPSVAKNAFVAPNASLTGEVYVGPSSSIWYGCVVRGDVNSVSIGAGTNIQDNSLIHVAKSNISGKVLPIHIGDNVTVGHSAVLHSCTVEDEAFIGMGATLLDGVVVEKHAMVAAGALVRQNTRIPSGEIWGGNPAKFLRKLKDDEIAFISQSATNYANLAEAHAAENAKDFDKSELEKVLQKKFTGQDGEYDLKSGVVG; translated from the exons ATGGGCACTATGGGAAGAGCTTTCTACACCGTCGGATTCTGGATTAGGGAAACCGGCCAAGCCCTCGATCGCCTCGGCTCCCGCCTCCAGGGAAACTACCTTTTCCAAGAACAAT TGTCAAGGCATAGAACACTTATGAACTTATTTGACAAAGCCCCCTCGGTTGCTAAGAATGCCTTTGTAGCCCCTAATGCGTCACTGACTGGGGAGGTTTATGTTGGACCAAGCTCCTCCATTTGGTATGGATGTGTTGTCAGAG GTGATGTGAACAGCGTTAGTATAGGAGCTGGAACCAACATACAGGATAACTCTCTTATTCACGTAGCTAAATCTAATATTTCTGGGAAAGTCTTGCCCATCCATATTGGTGACAATGTCACTGTTG GGCATAGTGCTGTCTTGCACAGCTGTACTGTAGAGGATGAAGCATTTATTGGTATGGGTGCCACATTGCTTGACGGGGTGGTTGTTGAGAAACATGCAATGGTTGCTGCTGGAGCTCTTGTCAGACAGAATACAAGAATACCCTCTGGAGAG ATATGGGGAGGGAATCCAGCCAAATTCCTGAGGAAACTCAAAGATGATGAAATCGCTTTCATATCTCAGTCTGCTACCAATTATGCAAACCTAGCGGAAGCTCATGCTGCTGAAAATGCCAAGGACTTTGACAAGTCAGAGCTTGAGAAGGTTCTTCAGAAGAAATTTACTGGGCAGGACGGAGAATATGACTTAAAATCGGGTGTTGTTGGTTAG
- the LOC121771824 gene encoding 26S proteasome non-ATPase regulatory subunit 11 homolog produces the protein MSSQRVPATEDSIGAAKEKTAAEAIPLLYGILEDPSSSPEALKIKELAITDLSDRLREVGRAEELQSLLTKLRPFFSLIPKAKTAKLVRGIIDSVAKIPGTSDLQISLCKEIVQWTRAEKRTFLRQRIEARLAALLMESKEYSEALNLLSGLIKEVRRLDDKLLLVEIDLLESKLHFALRNLPKAKAALTAARTAANAVYVPPAQQGTIDLQSGILHAEEKDYKTAYSYFFEAFEAFNTLADPQAIYGLKYMLLCKIMVNQAEDVAGIISSPKVGLQYKGPELDAMKAIADAHSKRSLKLFETALQNFKNELDEDPIVHRHLSALYDTLQEQNLCRLIEPFSRVEIAHIAELIELPSHQVEKKLSQMILDKKFAGTLDQGAGCLIIFDDPKTDAIYPATLETISNMEKVVDSLYARSAKIMA, from the coding sequence ATGTCGTCCCAACGTGTTCCTGCTACTGAGGATTCGATTGGTGCTGCTAAAGAGAAAACTGCGGCTGAGGCCATCCCTCTCCTTTATGGGATCCTTGAAgatccttcatcttctccagAAGCCTTAAAGATCAAAGAATTGGCTATTACTGACCTATCAGATCGTCTGAGGGAAGTTGGCCGAGCAGAAGAACTGCAGAGCCTACTTACTAAATTGCGGCCTTTCTTTTCCTTGATTCCTAAAGCAAAAACGGCAAAGCTTGTCCGTGGTATTATCGATTCAGTTGCTAAAATACCTGGGACCTCTGATCTCCAAATCTCTCTCTGCAAGGAGATTGTGCAATGGACAAGGGCTGAGAAGCGAACTTTTCTCCGTCAACGAATTGAGGCTAGGCTTGCTGCTCTTTTGATGGAAAGTAAGGAATATTCAGAAGCACTGAATCTCCTTTCGGGTCTCATTAAGGAGGTTAGAAGATTAGATGACAAGCTGCTGCTTGTGGAAATTGACTTGCTTGAGAGCAAACTCCATTTTGCCCTGAGAAACCTGCCCAAAGCCAAGGCTGCACTTACTGCTGCAAGAACAGCAGCAAATGCGGTGTATGTGCCCCCAGCGCAGCAGGGCACCATAGATTTGCAGAGTGGAATTCTACATGCTGAAGAGAAGGACTACAAAACGGCATACAGCTACTTCTTTGAAGCATTTGAAGCTTTCAACACCCTTGCAGATCCCCAGGCAATTTACGGCCTTAAGTATATGCTTCTGTGCAAAATTATGGTGAACCAGGCCGAGGACGTGGCAGGAATTATATCATCGCCCAAGGTTGGTTTGCAGTATAAAGGACCAGAACTAGATGCAATGAaggccattgctgatgctcacTCAAAGCGCTCTCTGAAGCTCTTTGAGACTGCCCTGCAGAATTTCAAGAATGAGTTGGACGAGGATCCAATTGTCCACAGGCACCTTTCCGCCCTCTATGACACACTACAGGAGCAGAATCTTTGCAGGTTGATCGAGCCATTCTCAAGAGTCGAGATTGCCCACATTGCTGAGTTAATCGAGTTGCCATCCCACCAAGTTGAGAAGAAACTATCTCAGATGATTCTGGATAAGAAGTTTGCAGGGACTCTAGACCAGGGTGCCGGATGCCTGATCATATTCGATGATCCCAAGACTGACGCGATCTACCCAGCGACTTTGGAGACCATATCAAACATGGAGAAGGTTGTGGACAGCCTCTATGCAAGGTCAGCCAAAATAATGGCATGA
- the LOC121771822 gene encoding GTPase ERA-like, chloroplastic produces MKELALQYSIPLSSTTKLGIFQRRNFPQFQSTGNRRVNYSSAAAGSRRKSSKPLQVEGIEDGLRSSRYYVQSKDEEEEVEEDEDGDEATSSSMLLSLSIKPDRNIALLDDYEMEEMDYVSDDPNHRSGYVAVVGKPNVGKSTLSNQMVGQKLSIVTDKPQTTRHRILGICSSSDYQMILYDTPGVIEKRMHKLDSMMMKNVRSAAINADCIVIVVDACRAPEKIDEVLEQGVGDRTSKLPTLLVLNKKDLIKPGEIAKKIEWYEKFADVDEVIPVSAKFGHGVDDVKEWILSKLPKGPAYYPKDITSEHPERFFVAEIVREKIFMQYRNEVPYACQVNVISYKSRPNAKDFIQVEIVVEKNSQKIILIGKEGKALKVLATAARLDIEDFLQKKVFLEIEVKIKENWRQNEGLLKFYGYGGQIQAL; encoded by the exons ATGAAGGAATTAGCTCTGCAGTACAGCATTCCCCTCTCTTCCACCACAAAACTAGGAATTTTCCAACGGAGAAATTTTCCCCAATTTCAGTCCACTGGGAATAGGCGTGTAAATTACAGCTCTGCCGCCGCTGGCAGCCGGAGAAAATCGAGCAAACCTCTACAAGTCGAAGGAATTGAAGATGGATTGCGCAGCAGTAGGTATTACGTGCAGAGCAaagatgaggaagaggaagtagAAGAGGATGAAGATGGAGATGAAGCGACTTCGTCGTCGATGCTCCTGTCATTGAGCATAAAGCCTGACAGGAACATTGCTTTGCTGGACGATTACGAGATGGAAGAGATGGATTACGTCTCCGACGACCCCAATCACCGGAGCGGCTACGTGGCGGTGGTCGGAAAGCCAAACGTCGGGAAGAGCACTCTGTCGAATCAAATGGTCGGTCAGAAGCTGTCAATCGTCACTGACAAGCCTCAAACAACTAGACATCGTATCCTTGGAATATGCTCTAGCTCGGATTATCAG ATGATTCTGTATGATACACCGGGTGTTATCGAGAAGAGAATGCATAAGTTGGATTctatgatgatgaagaatgTGCGGAGTGCTGCCATTAATGCAGACTGTATTGTCATTGTTGTTGATGCTTGTAGGGCGCCTGAAAAG ATTGATGAAGTGTTGGAACAAGGAGTTGGAGATCGGACGAGTAAGTTACCCACCTTGCTTGTTTTGAACAAGAAGGATCTGATCAAACCTGGGGAAATTGCAAAGAAAATCGAG TGGTATGAGAAGTTTGCGGATGTTGATGAGGTCATACCTGTGAGTGCCAAGTTTGGCCACGGAGTGGATGATGTCAAGGAATGGATTCTATCTAAACTTCCAAAGGGACCAGCTTATTATCCTAAG GATATTACTAGTGAGCACCCCGAGAGATTTTTTGTGGCTGAAATTGTCAGAGAAAAAATCTTTATGCAGTACCGAAACGAAGTCCCTTATGCTTGTCAG GTTAATGTTATTAGCTATAAAAGTAGGCCTAACGCAAAAGATTTTATCCAAGTAGAGATTGTTGTGGAGAAGAACTCACAGAAAATTATCCTTATTGGAAAG GAAGGAAAAGCATTGAAGGTACTAGCAACAGCAGCACGGCTAGATATAGAAGATTTCTTGCAGAAGAAAGTTTTCCTTGAG ATAGAAGTGAAGATAAAAGAAAACTGGCGACAGAACGAAGGACTGCTCAAATTCTATGGATATGGTGGTCAAATACAAGCTTTGTGA
- the LOC121772611 gene encoding mannan endo-1,4-beta-mannosidase 7, protein MKQHLCVFVFLLHLQQKWLHANADMFIRSRGVHFMLNGAPFYANGFNAYWLMYQASDPSQRPKVSAAFRQASSHGLTVARTWAFSDGGYRPLQQYPGSYNEQMFKGLDFVVAEARRYGIRLILSLANNYESFGGKKQYVNWGRSRGQYLTSDDNFFTNSMVKGFYKNHIRSVVNRYNTFTGVIYKNDPTIMAWELMNEPRCTSDLSGRTIQAWIMEMASYVKSIDRNHLVEAGLEGFYGPSSPQRSRLNPVSNIGTDFIANNMVPAVDFATVHSYPDQWLSNTNDQNQVSFMSKWLDIHIQDAERVLRKPILIAEFGKSRRDRGFSTYERDVLFSAVYLKIYASAKRGGAAGGGLFWQLLAPGMDSFGDGYEIILSDERQSSTANLIAQQAHKLYQIRKWFWRSIKGRHIHN, encoded by the exons ATGAAGCAGCATTTGTGTGTGTTCGTTTTCCTTCTTCATCTCCAACAAAAATGGCTCCATGCAAATGCAGACATGTTCATAAGAAGCAGAGGAGTCCATTTCATGCTCAACGGCGCCCCTTTCTACGCCAACGGCTTCAACGCCTACTGGCTCATGTACCAAGCCTCCGACCCTTCTCAGCGCCCCAAAGTCTCGGCCGCCTTCCGCCAGGCCTCCTCCCACGGCCTCACCGTCGCACGAACCTGGGCCTTCAGCGATGGCGGCTACCGCCCCCTGCAGCAGTATCCCGGATCCTACAATGAGCAAATGTTCAAG GGGCTGGATTTTGTAGTGGCAGAAGCAAGGAGATATGGGATTAGGCTGATATTGAGTTTGGCTAATAATTATGAGAGTTTTGGTGGGAAGAAGCAGTATGTGAATTGGGGTAGAAGCAGAGGGCAGTATCTCACTTCTGATGATAATTTCTTCACAAACTCTATGGTTAAAGGCTTCTACAAGAATCACATAAGG AGTGTTGTGAACAGATACAACACATTCACTGGAGTGATCTACAAAAATGATCCAACAATCATGGCTTGGGAACTCATGAATGAGCCTAGATGCACCTCTGATCTCTCAGGCAGAACTATTCAGGCATGGATAATGGAGATGGCTTCTTATGTGAAGTCCATAGACAGAAACCATTTGGTCGAAGCCGGCTTGGAAGGCTTCTACGGCCCATCATCGCCTCAGAGAAGCAGATTGAATCCGGTCTCCAACATCGGGACAGACTTCATAGCAAACAACATGGTTCCCGCGGTTGATTTTGCAACCGTGCATTCCTATCCCGACCAATG GCTATCAAACACAAATGATCAGAATCAGGTGTCTTTCATGAGCAAATGGCTTGACATACACATTCAAGATGCTGAGCGCGTCCTGCGGAAGCCTATACTGATAGCAGAGTTTGGGAAATCGCGGAGAGACAGGGGGTTCAGCACGTACGAGAGGGACGTGCTGTTCAGCGCAGTGTATTTGAAGATCTACGCGTCTGCCAAGCGCGGTGGAGCTGCTGGTGGGGGTCTCTTCTGGCAGCTGCTGGCCCCGGGCATGGACAGCTTCGGAGACGGGTACGAGATCATCCTGAGCGACGAGAGGCAGAGCTCGACCGCAAACCTGATAGCACAGCAGGCTCATAAGCTGTACCAGATCAGAAAGTGGTTTTGGAGGAGCATCAAAGGGAGACACATCCACAACTGA
- the LOC121771250 gene encoding putative pentatricopeptide repeat-containing protein At3g47840: protein MCLFLNMVLQLRSLVRRRLYTTSCLAYADSTQICFREDGMETNILQLNSQLKELVKAGDLRRARHMFDGLPQRDEISWTTMISGYVSASDSSQALSLFSKMWVAPNTRMDNFVLSLALKACGLNVNVNFGEILHGYSVKAGFLNSVFVGSAVLDMYMKNGRVLEGCRVFDEMPLRNVVSWTAIITGLVRGGCGLQGLSYFTDMWRDGIEHDTYTFAIALKACADLQLLKHGMEIHARTIKDGVNTPSYVVNSLASMYNKCGKLAYGLHLFENMSEPDVVSWTSVINTYVQAGNDRQGIKAFVRMRECGVCPNEYTYAAVISSVANVARIIWGRQLHALVLQRGLADSLSVANSLMTMYSKCGQASSASAIFCEMGRRDVISWSTIIAGHAQGGDGEQALELLSWMRREGPKPTEFAVSSVLSACGSMAILEQGRQLHAYALTVGLDQTALIRSALISMYSKCGSLQDAEMTFSLSQNDDIVSWTAMINGYAEHGRSREAIDLFEKLRHFGFRPDPVTLIGVLSACSHVGLLDLGFHYFDSLTKEYNIAPSKEHYGCMIDLLCRAGRLQEAENMIRSMPVERDDVVWSTLLRASREHGDVERARTAAEQLLQRDPDCAGTHITLANIYASRGKWSEAAEVRKLMKSKGVIKETGWSWIKIKDQVSAFAAGDKNNPLYEDIHCILKLIASKDDLTLQELASILSFTEVS from the coding sequence ATGTGTCTATTTTTAAACATGGTGTTACAGTTGAGGTCTCTTGTTAGAAGAAGATTATATACGACATCATGCTTAGCCTACGCTGATTCCACACAAATTTGTTTTCGGGAAGATGGCATGGAAACGAACATACTGCAGCTCAATTCCCAGCTGAAGGAACTCGTAAAAGCCGGCGACTTGAGAAGAGCCCGCCACATGTTTGACGGATTGCCTCAGAGAGATGAGATATCCTGGACGACTATGATCTCGGGCTATGTGAGTGCCTCAGATTCATCTCAAGCGTTGTCTCTGTTTTCCAAAATGTGGGTCGCCCCGAATACCCGAATGGACAACTTCGTCCTCAGCCTCGCTCTCAAGGCGTGTGGGCTGAATGTGAACGTGAATTTTGGGGAGATTTTGCACGGCTATTCGGTCAAAGCTGGTTTCTTGAACTCTGTTTTTGTAGGGAGCGCGGTTCTTGATATGTACATGAAGAATGGTAGAGTTTTGGAGGGTTGTAGAGTGTTTGATGAGATGCCGTTGAGAAATGTAGTATCTTGGACCGCCATCATCACAGGGCTTGTTCGTGGTGGTTGTGGCTTGCAGGGGCTTTCCTATTTCACGGATATGTGGAGGGATGGTATCGAGCATGATACGTACACGTTTGCCATTGCGTTGAAGGCCTGCGCTGATTTGCAGCTCTTGAAACATGGGATGGAGATTCATGCTAGGACGATAAAGGATGGTGTGAATACGCCCTCGTATGTGGTCAATAGCCTTGCCTCAATGTATAACAAGTGTGGGAAACTAGCTTACGGTTTGCATCTGTTTGAGAACATGAGTGAACCTGATGTGGTTTCCTGGACGTCTGTGATAAATACGTATGTTCAGGCAGGGAATGATCGTCAGGGAATCAAGGCTTTCGTGAGAATGAGAGAGTGTGGTGTGTGTCCTAATGAGTACACTTATGCTGCAGTGATTTCTAGCGTTGCAAATGTTGCACGAATTATTTGGGGACGACAGTTGCACGCCCTTGTTCTGCAGCGTGGTCTTGCAGATTCGTTATCTGTAGCGAATTCGCTCATGACAATGTACTCAAAATGTGGGCAGGCGAGTTCAGCTTCAGCAATATTTTGCGAAATGGGAAGAAGAGATGTAATTTCTTGGAGTACTATTATTGCAGGTCATGCACAAGGGGGTGATGGAGAGCAGGCCCTTGAGCTTCTTTCATGGATGAGGAGGGAAGGGCCGAAACCGACTGAATTCGCTGTTTCTAGTGTACTGAGTGCCTGTGGAAGTATGGCCATTCTTGAACAGGGTAGACAGCTTCATGCTTATGCTCTGACTGTTGGTTTGGATCAAACAGCGCTTATACGAAGTGCTTTAATAAGTATGTATTCGAAATGTGGGAGCTTACAAGATGCTGAGATGACTTTCTCTCTGTCACAGAACGACGATATAGTGTCATGGACAGCCATGATCAATGGCTATGCTGAACATGGGCGCAGCCGAGAAGCCATTGATCTGTTTGAGAAGCTTCGTCATTTTGGTTTTAGGCCAGACCCCGTTACACTCATTGGCGTTCTTAGCGCTTGTAGCCATGTGGGACTTCTTGATCTCGGCTTTCACTACTTTGATTCATTGACAAAAGAGTACAACATAGCTCCTTCAAAAGAGCACTACGGTTGCATGATCGACCTCCTATGCCGGGCTGGAAGACTGCAGGAAGCTGAGAATATGATCAGAAGCATGCCTGTGGAAAGGGATGATGTTGTTTGGTCAACTCTCCTTAGAGCCAGCAGAGAACACGGTGATGTTGAGCGTGCAAGGACTGCAGCAGAGCAGCTGCTCCAACGGGATCCAGATTGTGCAGGGACGCATATCACACTGGCTAATATCTATGCCTCGAGAGGCAAATGGAGCGAAGCAGCAGAGGTGAGGAAACTGATGAAATCAAAAGGTGTCATCAAGGAAACTGGCTGGTCTTGGATCAAAATCAAGGATCAGGTTTCTGCATTTGCTGCCGGTGACAAAAATAATCCACTGTATGAAGATATACACTGCATTTTGAAGTTGATAGCTTCAAAAGATGATCTCACCCTACAAGAACTTGCTTCAATCCTATCTTTTACAGAGGTTAGTTAG